Within the Rhea pennata isolate bPtePen1 chromosome 19, bPtePen1.pri, whole genome shotgun sequence genome, the region CATCATGTGGCCTACAGTCACTCACAGATGGAGATGGATTGGAGACCATGACATGAAGATGAAAAGCTCTGTCTGCTACTTCCCCTAAGTATGTGCAAGTTCTGTTATCCCAACCACACTGTTACTTTCTAAGTCCTCTACAACtatctcttctttctgcagaaCCGGTTCCAGGCAAACACCAGCACCCTATTCTTCCAGgctccagagaagcagaaggaTACAGGAGATGGGGAAGATTTAGCATCTTATTTTCTCGAGGGTCAGACTCATCTTGTAGACCAGAGACTTGGCCCTCATCCGCACACGGGAATTTACCTTCCTGAGTACAAGTTCTCCATTCATGTGCATAGCCAGgttgctgaaatgcagcagcatcTGGTCAGTGGCCAGCTGTTGTTCAATGACATCATCCCCATATATCACCACTATGGCCACACAGATAAAGAGGTGGAAATAGTCAGTCTGCAATGAGAAAATCAGCTGGATTACAGCAGGTGGACACAGAGGTCTGACTTAATCTCCCCACCCTCTACATGCATGTCCGGATCAAAGATTTTGCTTTGAGTAGTATCTCTTTCCAGTTTTGCCTAGTCACACTCAGAAAGTGAATTACCGGTGAATTTTGAATCATAGCTGAGTCAGTCTGTTGCCTTTAAAGTACGGGAGTGAGGTTTGGGCCACAGGTTTCAAAGCTGACTAGTGATTttgggaaaacattttccagctgTTTAAGAGAAGTCTGAAATTCAGAAGCGAATGTTCAGCACTTCCTGAAAAGCCTCTTTTTGAAGCCCAGACATCCCCAGATAGGAGAAATAGGCCTCCATCTTTCTGCTCCTTTGATAGTTACATACCTGCTATAATACTTCCCATCATGAATGTACCTACTCCAAATCTCCCCTAGACATCTTACAGGGACGATTCTGCAGGAAAATGCCTACAAGTAATGACAGCTGCTAAACAAGACTTTTCAGGTGTCAGTACTGCTATGCTCACCCAAGTAGGAGAGGAAGGAGACCTTTCATAGGCAGAATACTCTCCTTGTCACCCAGCCCTACTGCTATCCTTGCAGGAGACCAGAAACCCAGTTCTTCAAATGCTCAGAATACTTGGGGAATTCGGTACTCAGCCAAACAAAGTTTTACATGAAGCAGGGATCTTTTGAGCTGATTGGTCTTTGAGCTCCAGAATTCTGTAATGAGGCAACTCAAGGTGCAGTTTGTATCAATTTTAGTTTCCTTCAAGATAAACTGCAGCAAATCAAACTAGAACACTGCTGACAGTAAGCTATGCTGTCACAGTCTCAGCTAGCTAAAACCAGCTAAGAAAGTACTGCGGGAAAGGGAATACCTGCAATGAAACTTATTCTGGATATGTTGCTACTAACAACCTTTAAGGAAATCCTGCAACGCTTGCTGAGATGGTGAGGATTCAGCAAAGGACACACCGTTGCCCAGGGTGACTTGTCTCCAGCTGTCTAACCTGATAGTGAGCCCAGCATGCTTCCCACATGCGCAAAGCCTCAGCATCTGGAAATTCACGTTTAAAACAGAGGAGGATCCAACGGTGACAGAAAAGCATCTGCAGGCCATCCTCTCCCAAGGAAAGCAGGTGCTGATAGAAGTGTGGGTGCATGAGCCGTAACAACTCTCGCAGGTACATCTGGAAAAGATGCTCTCAGCTGAGCCACTGCCTTGTACACAAGGACTCGCGCTACCATCACCCACCACACTCTCCATCCCAAGGAGCCCCTCGCATGGCATGCCTACTGTGGGCTCCAACATAACAGGCTACAGGTCTCTTCTTTCACAAAAAGCTCCTCCTTTACATTTTGGCCTATTCACTGCCTGTTTAACACAGCACAACCAGGAAGGACTCTTGGATCTATCATTAACAGGTAGAACTCATAGGCCACTGTGCTGTTTCacaaggaaggagggagagcgAAAAGCAAATCCCATGACACTGATGttgtgaaaaggaagaagagaagacattTAGGCTGGGGAAGGCAGCATAGAGCTATAGCCTTAAAAactaaacaacaacaacaaaaaaaaactaaaaaaaggaaagaaaaaagctatcTCTAGCTAAAGCTAAAAAGAATAGTTATCTCTGGCAATATTTCATTTCACTAGACAGTGAACAATATGGAAGTGATTTCGGAAAGTCTGACCATAAAGGTACACTTCAGTGCATAAACCTGTACATTAACAAACTGCACATCACCAGCAACATCCCATAAGATCTCCACCAGAAATTCACCACTTTAAATTGGTGGCATCATGACCAGGACATAATTGTTTATGTTTAGAATGGATTTTCCAGGATCTTTACTAGAAAAGAATGGATATTAATGTTGCAATCTGAAACActcctatttttaaagaaggtatgttatttaaagaaattcttttagATATATAAAGCTTTTCATTTGGACACCataaaaaaactattaaaaatgttaagacCTTCAAAAAAGCCCACAAAAAAGAGTGCTGCAGCCCAATCACTTCCTCTGCCCCATTCACATTAAATGCCTCAGAATCAGGAAAAGAAACGAACCTATGAGTCTTCATTATCTGAGAGAAGTGCAAAGAATAAGCAAACAACATCCTAAATACATCTGATCATAAAAGATTCCTTGCATCAGCATCCTTCAAAGTGGTCAAAGTAACTTTAATCTGACAATCTATTTGCTATAACTGCCTCTGGAGTGTCCCAGTCACCTAGGATTCCTTTCATCCATCAGGCATTTTGTGACTTTGGGATGTGATTCTGTATGCTGGAACCCACAGCAACAGCCTAGGTAACTGCTCCATGGCATTCTTCTAATTTGACCAGGGAGAAGAGAAGTTAAAGATTTGATAAAACTGAGCTCTGTGCTCAAAACCTCACCAGCTGTTTCTCCATATCCTCATCCCGGGGTGAGCTGATGAAGATCGTATTCTGCATCAATCCCACAAAGCACCAGAAAGTATCCGACTCATCTAGGACCTCTGCCAGGATTGGGGCAACCAGGTCAGACATCCCTTGGGAGTATCCAATTGTTGGGTTAAATACTGCATAGTTCAGCAATATTCTTCTAGAGAAAGACATTCAAGTGGAGAGGTGAGATGCAGAGTGGGCACATCACAGCTGAGCTCAGTACTCTTCCCATTCTACCCCTTATTCCCACCACACAGACTGGGTTGGACAAAGTGCAGAACAGTAGTAGATCATTCCTGCCATCTGAAAGTTTAATATGCAATTACAACCACAGAGGTATGCGATTTATACCACACATGCATGAGATCTTTTGAACATCTGTAAAGCATGTTGCATCCCACAGAACTGTTTCCCCTAACTCTATCTAGAACCATAAGAGAGATACACTAACAGTATATGGAACTGGAATCTTCCAAATTCTAGCAGTACGGCCAAAGCACAGACCTAGGATTACCACATTTTGCATCAATTCAGAGAGGCTCCTGGATGAATGACAAGAATTCTGAATAGCACACAGCAGTCTAAAACAATGGATTTGAGCAGAACTCCTTAGGCTCCCGCTTTCCAATCTGTGGGCCAGCCCACTGGCAGCAGTGCAGTAGAAACATGCAACATGGTTTGTCTCAGCTATGAAGGAGGCTCACGCTTCTTAAATGCTTACACATACACTGAAGCTAGATGATAGGAGGTTATTGTATCAGGAAGTAAATGGCTAAAGAAGCAGTGAAAGCATTGGGGATGAAGTACTCGTTTCTGCATCATTCAGTACTAGCCACCGTATGCAAGACTTTCTGCAGCATCCCTAAGACAGGGGCCTAGGCACCACGCTCCCTGGACCAGAAGGGGCTTCTGAGTTTTCTGTACATTCAATAGGAAACTTTGTTTGGGAGACTAGAACCAGACTCGTCACCTCATAGTTTCCACATTTGGATTGCCCTCTCCACGAAAGAACTGGTTGCTGCGGTCAGTCCTCACGACGTCTTTATCTACTGTGAACTGTACTTTACGCAAGAAATCTTTATGTTCATCTGGAGTCATTGAAAGTCTGAAAATAGAGAAGCAACATGAGTATGTTGCCACAATGCAAATATAATTGCCACAAGGAACAAACAGCCTTGTTTCAGCTTTAGATCTGAGAGAGAAACTAATCTTTCTGCACAGAGATTTCTCATCACCAGAACACCAGACAAGCAGGTCTACCTAGACatgcattatatttttcctctgataaATTGATCAGGCTCCACTTCAGAAGTAGCTAGACCCTCTGCTCTCCAGTGATCCTTGTGTGTGGCAGTTCAGAACTTAGCAGTCAGTCTTTAGAATATTCCTAATTAATAATgtctttcttcagcttcaatATACCCACAACTAGTTTAAAATTCACAGTTCTGTAGCAATAATTTACTTGAattagatttctctttttcttccatatttttacatccaaatatatttataaagatGTATAAGAtctcattttcatcttcaaTGTGCTAAACCAAACATATTAAGCTGCTAGCCTTGCCCGTGAAGTAAGATTTCCTACATGGTACAGGCAAGCCTGTTTCAAGAACCCAAGTAACATAACATTTGAGTTACACAGTATTAGCTCCAGATGCTCAAAAGTTCAGCTATGCCTAATAACACCTCCTTTACCCATCCCTCTCACTTTCACACTCTATCAACTTCTCCTgaaaaggaggaggcagagactCTGTAATTCAGTAGTGGTATTAATGTCACTTAAGGCCTAAGGAGAGATGAACAGCAGAGGATGAAGCTGGTCTGTTACCTTTTCTCCTGGATCTCAAAgtattctttcctcttctgcatcCTCAGTGCCTCCCTCTCTTCAGAGGTGGACTCATAGCTGTAGTAGTGCAGCAAAAAAGGCCACACTTCCCCACGGATGGAAATATCAATCCCACCAAAGAAAATGGCCTGGAAGAAGGAGCAAAAGTTATGACTGGTACAGATTTAACATTCCCAAACACAGCAACAAGAAACTGCCTGCTACTATGCTTTGGTGGCTTTGCAGTTCTTTCCTGACAAGTGACGCCTTGATTCAAGCTCCTGCAATTTGCACATGTTTAGAGGGAAAGTGCTGGCCTTCTATTCCCAGACGAGACACAAATCGGGCTCATTTCAATGTCAATAACCCCCCCTGGAGAGGCTCTATGATTAACGTGTCGTTCTCATGTCACGGCTTAATCCCCAGTTCTTGGAGACACTGCATTTCACTGCAAACTTCTCTCTCAGGACTTGGACTCAGTGCTCCCCTGCAATTCCTGAATTATCCCCATACAGTAATctcaattttcctttcttcGATTTGTTCATACTGCATTTTGCAAACACATCCAGCACTGGACACTTTGGTCTACTACTTCCAAAGGGCAACAGAAGCAGGACAACTCACTCTCCCCAGTCAGAAAGGTGTTATTCCATTATTCTGTCTGTAGCAGATTCATCTGCAGTCCAAGCAAGACTTCCAGCCAAGCACTATAAGCAAATCTTAAACTCTCAAACACCCAGTGCCTGCCCCAGCATGAAAGCAAATGATCCCAACTTCCACCTGGGGACTTGCACTCTGTGGCAAGAGAGAACAGATCGAAATAGCAGCAGCCACCCCTCTCACCTTCTGCAGCTTGTACTCTTCTTCCACCTGTCCAGATTCATTCAAGTGATTGAGCCAGGCAGACACATCGAGACGCTTATACGTGTTCTCCTCTGGATGGGTCTCTGAGGACGGCAACTTGGGACGACGGATAGAGAACTGCATACATGTCTTCTCATCCGTAAGCTGCTgaatggaggaaaataaaaaaaaacaaaccccaaactggaagcagcagccagagaTAGGAGCAGAGTTCAAAACCAGCAGctttcagagcaggaaaagctttttgcatGGTTCTCTTTGGATTAAGCACCAAGGCATAGTACTTgggaagtttttgtttttgtttttgtttttgttttttttttttttttgaattataaCTATTACAATAACAAGAGTGattagaataattaaaaatctgaatacaCACAAAACagcttcatcttaaaaaaaataataattatttccatTCCTCCCCCAACCTTATCCCTGACCTGAAACTGAATTAATGCTGCTTACAGCAAAACTTCACCCTGCCAGGAATGCCTGCAATAAATTACATATGATTGGCCATATACAAAGGGATTGCTGTTAGGCAAGCAGGGGACTGCACTGCCAGGCTCTCTAAGGGCACTCATGATCCCAGTGCAAGACTGCAGctgacatttaatttaaaaatcaaaggtTGTTCAATGCAAAAAGTGAGCCCATGCGACCAtaataagaaaagcagcaggggGCTCTGTGGGAAGGATggaaatttaaaaatcactgtttctAATAAGCACAATACAGTATCTTAAACAGATAATTAAAGAGCTCTTATCACATTTGTATGTAGATTGAACAAAATATGGCAAGATGCCTTGTCAAAACATTTTCGAATGCAGTGTGCTATGCCTCACAAAATGGATGAAAGACTGACAGAATTTCAGACGTAGCACTGTAGATTTCCCAGCCACCTTACATGCCTAAAGCATAGTGCTGACCCGTCTGGTTGCCATATCTAGCAAAATAACTACCTAAGCAAGTTTTCTGGATTATCTTCTCCCATATTCCACAAAGAGAACAGCAACGGATGAAGGTAAGTGAGTACAACAAAGATCTCACATCTGACTTGCAGTTGTATCCTAAACAACATCCAATACTTTGTAGCTTTCTGCCTGACTTGATGACATGACCTCCTAACTTTATTTCTCCAACACACTGCCTGGGCTAAAAGTGTAGGTGCAACACATGTACTGAAAAAAACCTGTCTCCACCTCATGAACCTTGCTCAGATACCTGGTCTTTGAGATGGGTCTCTGTGCAGTACTTCCATTGCTGAAACACCTCAGACAGTTTATCCAGGCCACCATGGTGAAAATGGAAGATCTTGTATTGACTCTCCCTGCTTGCAACAACCAGTTGTCCACAGGTGCATGCCTCATCACTGCAAGACAAATCAAGGGGGGGAGATCAACCCAAATTTATTGCCCAGGGCAACTAGAGGCATAGCAGAGAAGGGGTACATTagatgagaaaggaaagcaaattattaaaaagtgtAGCACTAAGTTGTCCCTTAAAACAGGGAGCGGAAACAATTTTATAGCTCAGGACATGGCAATAAGGACCACAGGATCTTTCTGAGTTTGTTTCCCTCAGGAAACTTCACTCACACCTGGTAACAGCACTCCTTTCCCCTTCCATGATGTGAAGGAATTAAATTTTGTCTTTCCTGGAGAACAAAAGGAGCAAGAAATCTAGTCCAAAAATAGCGACCCAGTACACAAAGTCATCTCCTAGGGATGTGTGGACTTGATTGCACACAGTCTTCTCAAAGGAACCAGGGAGtaaaactgaaagtaaaaagcatttgtactatcttttttaataaattgaaaGTTAATTCAAGAGGTTAAGAGCAGTAAGACCCTAGAGAAGCCCAGTGAGGGGCAGGCAATGGAGAAGGTAGTGTAGATAAAGAGACGTTTTCCACACCCCAatgttattttaagtattttttgcaAGACAACTAACAGTATCAGTATCTTCAGCTTACTAGGGAAAAATGTTCCTTTAGACCTCAAACTGTTATTCAGAGGCGCTCCTTGAGAAGGTTCACTCGTGCATTCCTGGAGACAACCATTAGTGAATGACGTACAAATAGAATTGTGGAAGCCATCTGTCTCCACAGCGCCCAGTTCACATTGATTCAGGGTATGTACAAGTATCACTTGGATAAATAAGAGAAAACTctagataaaaaaaagtaatcaatATCTTACCTAAAGAAAAGGCGAAGGGACCTCATTTGTCCCAGGTCCACCCTAAAGACACCACAGATCTGCTCTAAGGCAAATACTTTCTGCTGCTCATCCCATCTGGTGTTCTGTGTTTGCCCATTACTCTCCTGGAACTGGGCGCTGGTGTCAAGGCTAGAAGCAGAGCTGGTCGAGCAGGTCATGCGATTGTCACACGTGTCCCTGCAGACAAGAGCGCAGAGGAACGAAACCCAGCAAGACATTAGCCAAAGACTGTGGTTATCTGCAGTAATCACACAGGCTGAAAGCTAAAAACCCTTTGGCAGAGCTCCGAGATCAGAATTCACTGCAGTTTTAAAGAGTCAATAACAAAGAAACCAAACaagagaataaattatttttatttaaatcaactCCCTACTTTCTCCACAAACTATCCGATTTTTGGTCTGTTCTTAAAGTGTGAAGAGAACTGGGGAGAGTGAAAGCCATCCCTCAAGACACAGACTTCTGAGATATTTCAAAGCTAGTCAGTGCAGAAAGGAACAGCGCAGACGCCGCTGAGGAAGGGCCGGACCCCTGCTCCTCCACCCAAGCACAACGAGCAGTTTGGCCAGCCGGTACAGCAGGCACTTGTCTGCCCTCCCAGCCCATGCCACCAAGCCCTAAGCTGCAGGACTCCTTCAAGCCATTATGCCCTTGAGATTGATGACCCCtttggacaaaaaaaagatgactgcAGTAGCGCAGATGCTTAACAGGCTaccccagcagctccagcagcacttAGTGAATAACTTCCGAAGGAAAGGACTTCTTGCCCCACAGCTCAAGCAACCTCTTCAGCatgcagctcagctgctcaggGTCTGGCTGAGGACAGGATGAGTGAACACATTCAAATGGCAGTATTGACTAGGGATCTCATTTGGCAGATTCTCTCTGTAACCAGAAAGATCCAAAGATACTTCCCCTGAACCTGAGTTTCTCGTTATTCCTTTGCAAGTGGGCCTGACAAGCCTA harbors:
- the TBC1D16 gene encoding TBC1 domain family member 16 isoform X3, giving the protein MSLGRLLRRASSKASDFLTLNPGGSSGSSSVLDGEIIYSKNNVCVHPPEQLQGIGEHHPGYLCLYMEKDELLGTTLILAWVPNSRIQRQDEEALRYITPESSPVRKAPRKRGRHTQGFSTVRQTSPTEQKGAVILKEEDILAVSQLVKDLAYVSSPSSEGEKLSQCCPAADSTHHSPQPAHSDSGILSTISSQDEQNRSELSVEGLEEGLDCRPEQGEDDGSLELSADDVSRDSTFDSDSDAFSSPFCLSPISEALGKSSSSVFLDNESRDTCDNRMTCSTSSASSLDTSAQFQESNGQTQNTRWDEQQKVFALEQICGVFRVDLGQMRSLRLFFSDEACTCGQLVVASRESQYKIFHFHHGGLDKLSEVFQQWKYCTETHLKDQQLTDEKTCMQFSIRRPKLPSSETHPEENTYKRLDVSAWLNHLNESGQVEEEYKLQKAIFFGGIDISIRGEVWPFLLHYYSYESTSEEREALRMQKRKEYFEIQEKRLSMTPDEHKDFLRKVQFTVDKDVVRTDRSNQFFRGEGNPNVETMRILLNYAVFNPTIGYSQGMSDLVAPILAEVLDESDTFWCFVGLMQNTIFISSPRDEDMEKQLMYLRELLRLMHPHFYQHLLSLGEDGLQMLFCHRWILLCFKREFPDAEALRMWEACWAHYQTDYFHLFICVAIVVIYGDDVIEQQLATDQMLLHFSNLAMHMNGELVLRKARSLLYQFHLLPRIPCSLHDLCKLCGTGMWDSGFIPAVECSGHHPESESCPYGGLAEVSSPKPGSEGKRGLKTRDVFAFRK
- the TBC1D16 gene encoding TBC1 domain family member 16 isoform X4, whose translation is MTCSTSSASSLDTSAQFQESNGQTQNTRWDEQQKVFALEQICGVFRVDLGQMRSLRLFFSDEACTCGQLVVASRESQYKIFHFHHGGLDKLSEVFQQWKYCTETHLKDQQLTDEKTCMQFSIRRPKLPSSETHPEENTYKRLDVSAWLNHLNESGQVEEEYKLQKAIFFGGIDISIRGEVWPFLLHYYSYESTSEEREALRMQKRKEYFEIQEKRLSMTPDEHKDFLRKVQFTVDKDVVRTDRSNQFFRGEGNPNVETMRRILLNYAVFNPTIGYSQGMSDLVAPILAEVLDESDTFWCFVGLMQNTIFISSPRDEDMEKQLMYLRELLRLMHPHFYQHLLSLGEDGLQMLFCHRWILLCFKREFPDAEALRMWEACWAHYQTDYFHLFICVAIVVIYGDDVIEQQLATDQMLLHFSNLAMHMNGELVLRKARSLLYQFHLLPRIPCSLHDLCKLCGTGMWDSGFIPAVECSGHHPESESCPYGGLAEVSSPKPGSEGKRGLKTRDVFAFRK
- the TBC1D16 gene encoding TBC1 domain family member 16 isoform X2, encoding MSLGRLLRRASSKASDFLTLNPGGSSGSSSVLDGEIIYSKNNVCVHPPEQLQGIGEHHPGYLCLYMEKDELLGTTLILAWVPNSRIQRQDEEALRYITPESSPVRKAPRKRGRHTQGFSTVRQTSPTEQKGAVILKEEDILAVSQLVKDLAYVSSPSSEGEKLSQCCPAADSTHHSPQPAHSDSGILSTISSQDEQNRSELSVEGLEEGLDCRPEQGEDDGSLELSADDVSRDSTFDSDSDAFSSPFCLSPISEALGKSSSSVFLDNESRDTCDNRMTCSTSSASSLDTSAQFQESNGQTQNTRWDEQQKVFALEQICGVFRVDLGQMRSLRLFFSDEACTCGQLVVASRESQYKIFHFHHGGLDKLSEVFQQWKYCTETHLKDQLTDEKTCMQFSIRRPKLPSSETHPEENTYKRLDVSAWLNHLNESGQVEEEYKLQKAIFFGGIDISIRGEVWPFLLHYYSYESTSEEREALRMQKRKEYFEIQEKRLSMTPDEHKDFLRKVQFTVDKDVVRTDRSNQFFRGEGNPNVETMRRILLNYAVFNPTIGYSQGMSDLVAPILAEVLDESDTFWCFVGLMQNTIFISSPRDEDMEKQLMYLRELLRLMHPHFYQHLLSLGEDGLQMLFCHRWILLCFKREFPDAEALRMWEACWAHYQTDYFHLFICVAIVVIYGDDVIEQQLATDQMLLHFSNLAMHMNGELVLRKARSLLYQFHLLPRIPCSLHDLCKLCGTGMWDSGFIPAVECSGHHPESESCPYGGLAEVSSPKPGSEGKRGLKTRDVFAFRK
- the TBC1D16 gene encoding TBC1 domain family member 16 isoform X1, producing the protein MSLGRLLRRASSKASDFLTLNPGGSSGSSSVLDGEIIYSKNNVCVHPPEQLQGIGEHHPGYLCLYMEKDELLGTTLILAWVPNSRIQRQDEEALRYITPESSPVRKAPRKRGRHTQGFSTVRQTSPTEQKGAVILKEEDILAVSQLVKDLAYVSSPSSEGEKLSQCCPAADSTHHSPQPAHSDSGILSTISSQDEQNRSELSVEGLEEGLDCRPEQGEDDGSLELSADDVSRDSTFDSDSDAFSSPFCLSPISEALGKSSSSVFLDNESRDTCDNRMTCSTSSASSLDTSAQFQESNGQTQNTRWDEQQKVFALEQICGVFRVDLGQMRSLRLFFSDEACTCGQLVVASRESQYKIFHFHHGGLDKLSEVFQQWKYCTETHLKDQQLTDEKTCMQFSIRRPKLPSSETHPEENTYKRLDVSAWLNHLNESGQVEEEYKLQKAIFFGGIDISIRGEVWPFLLHYYSYESTSEEREALRMQKRKEYFEIQEKRLSMTPDEHKDFLRKVQFTVDKDVVRTDRSNQFFRGEGNPNVETMRRILLNYAVFNPTIGYSQGMSDLVAPILAEVLDESDTFWCFVGLMQNTIFISSPRDEDMEKQLMYLRELLRLMHPHFYQHLLSLGEDGLQMLFCHRWILLCFKREFPDAEALRMWEACWAHYQTDYFHLFICVAIVVIYGDDVIEQQLATDQMLLHFSNLAMHMNGELVLRKARSLLYQFHLLPRIPCSLHDLCKLCGTGMWDSGFIPAVECSGHHPESESCPYGGLAEVSSPKPGSEGKRGLKTRDVFAFRK